A region from the Candidatus Hydrogenedentota bacterium genome encodes:
- a CDS encoding substrate-binding domain-containing protein: protein MRSIHRLWNSPISPRFACAVLLALSPIALSGCGGEPAGTPQEAPTGGTAPAETSTPEAAPAGQAKLRIAVVPKGLAHQFWLTIKAGADAAAAEGNAEVIWQGPAKETEVENQINIVQDMITSKVDALVLAACDEQALIPTVQMAVDAGIPVITIDSGVASDLPASFVATDNVAGAKMAADTLAGLIGNAGTVGLIPFIKGAATSNMREEGFLEGIKAHPEITVSATLYCQSDVEEAMAVTQDMLTQDGGMKGIFATNEPAAIGAAAALKAAGKAGAVKLVAFDGAEEEIKGLQDGSIHALIVQNPHRMGYLGVKAALDAIAGKPVEKRIDTGVTVVTMENFNDPEIQKLLYPMGK from the coding sequence ATGCGTTCGATTCATCGTCTTTGGAATTCCCCCATCAGCCCGCGCTTCGCGTGCGCGGTGCTGCTTGCGCTGTCCCCCATCGCCTTGAGCGGTTGCGGCGGCGAACCCGCGGGCACACCCCAGGAAGCGCCAACCGGAGGCACCGCGCCCGCGGAGACCAGCACGCCCGAAGCCGCGCCGGCCGGACAAGCCAAGCTCCGTATTGCCGTTGTGCCCAAGGGCCTGGCCCACCAGTTCTGGCTGACCATCAAAGCGGGCGCGGACGCCGCGGCGGCGGAGGGCAACGCCGAAGTCATCTGGCAGGGTCCGGCGAAGGAAACCGAAGTTGAAAACCAGATCAATATCGTGCAGGACATGATCACCAGCAAGGTGGATGCGCTGGTGCTCGCGGCCTGCGACGAGCAGGCCCTGATCCCCACCGTGCAGATGGCGGTGGACGCGGGTATTCCCGTGATCACCATCGACTCGGGCGTCGCCTCCGATCTTCCCGCGTCTTTCGTGGCGACGGACAACGTGGCGGGCGCCAAGATGGCGGCGGACACGCTGGCGGGACTCATTGGCAATGCCGGTACCGTGGGGCTAATTCCCTTCATTAAGGGCGCGGCCACCTCGAACATGCGCGAGGAAGGTTTCCTCGAAGGCATCAAGGCCCATCCGGAAATAACCGTGTCGGCGACGCTCTATTGCCAGAGCGACGTGGAAGAGGCCATGGCCGTAACTCAGGACATGCTCACCCAGGACGGGGGCATGAAGGGCATATTCGCCACAAACGAGCCCGCCGCCATCGGCGCGGCGGCGGCCCTCAAAGCGGCGGGCAAGGCCGGCGCGGTAAAGCTGGTGGCCTTCGACGGCGCCGAAGAAGAGATCAAGGGCCTGCAGGACGGTTCGATCCACGCCCTCATCGTGCAGAACCCGCACCGTATGGGCTACCTCGGCGTGAAGGCCGCGCTGGACGCCATCGCGGGCAAGCCGGTGGAGAAACGCATCGACACGGGCGTGACGGTGGTAACCATGGAAAACTTCAACGACCCGGAAATTCAGAAGTTGCTTTATCCCATGGGGAAATAG
- a CDS encoding TlpA family protein disulfide reductase gives MHTNERPRPTWRLLVAGGCLGAFFGAAALLTALLVAYGFFQQKAVQKMAEAKELKPVQLRAHYAWEVKSVDGAALSLESLKGKPLFLHLWRPGCVSCVAEIPGINALYDATAPLGMQFVAIALGAVDDLDGELQMHGVKFPVYTVEGDKLPPVFNTASTPTTYIIDKAGFIVYSHAGGVDWSSEDGKAFVASLCEK, from the coding sequence ATGCATACGAATGAACGCCCCCGCCCGACCTGGAGGCTCCTCGTCGCGGGCGGTTGCCTCGGCGCTTTCTTCGGCGCGGCGGCCCTGCTCACGGCCCTGCTTGTTGCCTATGGTTTCTTTCAGCAGAAGGCCGTGCAGAAGATGGCCGAAGCCAAAGAACTCAAACCCGTGCAGCTTCGTGCCCACTATGCGTGGGAAGTGAAGAGCGTGGACGGCGCGGCCCTGTCGCTGGAGTCCCTGAAAGGGAAGCCCCTCTTCCTCCACCTGTGGCGTCCGGGTTGTGTTTCGTGCGTCGCCGAGATTCCCGGCATCAACGCGCTGTATGACGCCACGGCCCCGTTGGGCATGCAGTTCGTTGCCATTGCCCTGGGAGCAGTGGACGATCTGGACGGCGAGCTCCAGATGCACGGCGTGAAGTTTCCGGTGTACACGGTGGAGGGGGACAAACTCCCGCCAGTTTTCAACACCGCCAGCACCCCCACCACGTACATCATCGACAAAGCGGGCTTCATCGTCTATTCACACGCCGGGGGCGTCGACTGGAGCAGCGAGGACGGCAAGGCATTTGTGGCGTCGCTCTGCGAGAAGTAG
- a CDS encoding HD domain-containing protein, translating to MLKRIAVVADGDLDPKLSKAAAKAGIQLKPMAANAPIPAGSGALLAPLTLASLTAAGVQAAAHDVLMVLLAEAVDSREGLVKGSSERIRDHATRFAKALKLSEDEQHALERGALLHDIGKILLTNEVLMKKAVLSYDDWILLQAHTTMGADLLKEHKIHDDILDIVRYHHECWNGEGYPERLEKKAIPLLARIMKILDVYCSMTSPRHYRSTHASHEAAVDHLKTERGERFDPELVDVFIKAEVGQPFQGV from the coding sequence ATGCTGAAGCGCATTGCCGTCGTCGCCGACGGGGATCTCGATCCGAAACTGTCCAAGGCCGCCGCCAAGGCGGGAATCCAGTTGAAGCCCATGGCGGCAAACGCCCCGATCCCCGCCGGATCGGGCGCCCTGCTTGCCCCATTGACGCTCGCATCCCTTACCGCCGCCGGTGTTCAGGCCGCCGCCCATGATGTCCTCATGGTGTTGCTCGCCGAGGCCGTAGACAGCCGCGAAGGACTCGTTAAAGGTTCTTCCGAGCGCATCCGGGATCACGCCACCCGCTTCGCGAAGGCCCTGAAACTGAGCGAAGACGAGCAGCACGCCCTGGAGCGGGGAGCGCTCCTCCACGATATCGGCAAGATCCTGCTCACCAACGAAGTCCTGATGAAAAAGGCCGTGCTGAGTTACGACGACTGGATACTGCTCCAGGCCCACACCACCATGGGCGCGGATCTCCTCAAAGAGCACAAGATCCACGACGATATCCTCGATATCGTCCGATACCACCACGAGTGCTGGAACGGCGAGGGTTATCCCGAGCGCCTGGAGAAAAAGGCCATCCCCCTCCTCGCCCGGATCATGAAAATCCTCGACGTCTACTGCTCCATGACCAGCCCCCGCCACTACCGCAGCACCCACGCCAGCCACGAGGCCGCCGTGGACCATCTCAAGACCGAGCGCGGCGAGCGCTTCGACCCCGAGTTGGTCGACGTGTTCATCAAGGCCGAAGTGGGACAGCCTTTTCAGGGCGTGTGA
- a CDS encoding UvrD-helicase domain-containing protein → MISLNKEQKAAVTAADGATLVLAGAGSGKTRVIIERMAWLVEEKGIDPRFLLALTFTNKAAKEMQARFAQRLNTDRVAAWMGTFHSFALYVLRREMQHLGRSKNFTVFDSADQLSVMKRMVNDLPDALAKVSPRDALQWISNLKQEVESPDSATEAKDATEEALRILWVKYHDALKAASAVDFDDLLVLLVELLRDHPEVRERYQQRYRHILVDEYQDTNRAQYLIARNLSGGYGNIFAVGDEDQSIYSWRGADINNILDFAQDFPDASVVRLEQNYRSTQAILDVANNVVKNNINRLGKTLRTENCKGDRVGFYLAESGEEEARFVMRDMLEKGHAPSQVAVLYRTNNQARLVEEALRNKGVNYTVVGGIKFYSRREIKDILAYLRVLANPNDDEALRRIMNVPARGIGATTQERLDEYAALRKCPLLQVLREIDLDETLPGRARKSAADLVQLIDDLAMDAKEMDLADLVEKLLEATGYRSFIQQSDEKDFRTRLESLDEFVVSCKARDSKGEKGLLPFLQDLSLLADVDGWDESTPAVTLMSIHASKGLEFDYVYLIGLEEGLLPFGVDFDSGADLEEERRLCYVAMTRARKGLVLTAAASRMLYGQTHNNRRLSRFLEEAGSDRLERLNDDLPTPRQRLSSFTPPTARSSSRPAQTSASAASNSFSLEPSRGGAESGGMRIGTRVRHAKFGPGIVMFTSGAGDKLKVRIRFNTGRTAMLMVSQAPLEILEGKDR, encoded by the coding sequence ATGATCTCGCTGAATAAAGAACAGAAGGCCGCCGTTACGGCGGCGGATGGCGCCACGCTGGTGCTGGCGGGCGCGGGAAGCGGAAAAACCCGGGTCATCATCGAGCGCATGGCCTGGCTGGTGGAGGAAAAGGGCATCGACCCGCGCTTCCTGCTGGCACTGACCTTCACGAACAAGGCGGCAAAGGAAATGCAGGCCCGATTCGCCCAGCGGCTGAACACGGACCGCGTGGCGGCGTGGATGGGCACCTTTCACAGCTTTGCCCTCTATGTCCTGCGCCGGGAAATGCAGCACCTGGGCCGGAGCAAGAATTTCACCGTGTTTGACTCCGCCGACCAGTTGAGCGTCATGAAGCGGATGGTCAATGACCTGCCCGACGCCCTGGCCAAGGTCTCGCCCCGGGATGCCCTCCAGTGGATCAGCAATCTCAAGCAGGAAGTCGAGTCCCCCGATTCCGCGACGGAGGCGAAAGACGCCACGGAAGAGGCTCTGCGTATTCTGTGGGTGAAGTACCACGACGCGCTGAAGGCGGCCTCCGCTGTGGATTTTGACGATTTGCTGGTACTGCTGGTGGAGCTGCTGCGGGATCACCCCGAAGTTCGTGAACGCTATCAGCAACGCTATCGCCACATTCTGGTGGACGAATACCAGGACACCAATCGCGCCCAGTACTTGATTGCTCGGAACCTGAGTGGGGGCTACGGCAATATTTTCGCCGTGGGCGACGAAGACCAGAGCATTTACTCCTGGCGCGGCGCGGACATCAACAACATCCTCGACTTCGCCCAGGATTTTCCCGACGCGTCGGTGGTGCGCCTGGAGCAGAACTACCGCAGCACGCAGGCCATCCTCGATGTGGCCAACAACGTGGTGAAGAACAATATCAATCGACTTGGGAAGACCCTTCGCACGGAAAATTGCAAGGGCGACCGGGTGGGCTTTTACCTGGCGGAATCGGGCGAAGAAGAAGCCCGCTTCGTCATGCGGGACATGCTCGAAAAGGGCCACGCCCCCAGCCAGGTGGCGGTGCTCTACCGCACCAACAACCAGGCCCGGCTGGTAGAAGAGGCGCTACGCAACAAGGGCGTGAACTATACCGTCGTGGGCGGCATCAAGTTCTACAGCCGTCGCGAAATCAAAGATATCCTGGCCTACCTCCGCGTTCTGGCAAACCCGAACGATGACGAGGCCCTCCGCCGCATTATGAATGTGCCCGCGCGCGGGATCGGTGCGACCACCCAGGAACGCCTGGACGAGTATGCGGCCCTGCGGAAGTGCCCCCTGCTTCAAGTCTTGCGAGAGATTGATCTGGACGAGACATTGCCGGGACGGGCCCGGAAATCGGCGGCGGATCTGGTGCAGCTTATCGATGATCTGGCCATGGACGCCAAAGAAATGGATCTCGCCGATCTGGTGGAGAAGCTGCTGGAGGCCACGGGCTACCGCAGCTTCATCCAGCAGAGCGATGAGAAGGATTTCCGCACCCGCCTGGAATCGCTGGACGAGTTTGTGGTTTCCTGCAAGGCCCGGGACAGCAAAGGAGAAAAGGGGCTCCTGCCTTTCCTGCAGGATCTCTCGCTGCTGGCCGATGTGGATGGCTGGGACGAATCGACGCCCGCGGTGACCCTCATGTCGATCCATGCCTCGAAGGGCCTGGAGTTTGACTATGTCTACCTGATTGGCTTGGAGGAGGGCCTCCTCCCCTTCGGCGTCGATTTTGACAGTGGCGCCGACCTGGAGGAGGAACGACGGCTCTGCTATGTGGCGATGACCCGCGCGCGCAAGGGCCTCGTGTTGACGGCAGCCGCCTCGCGCATGCTTTATGGGCAGACCCACAATAACCGCAGGCTCTCCCGCTTCCTCGAAGAGGCGGGCTCGGATCGCCTGGAACGGCTCAATGATGACCTGCCCACGCCCCGGCAACGCCTGTCCTCCTTCACGCCGCCGACAGCGCGGTCGAGTTCGCGCCCCGCGCAGACTTCCGCGTCGGCGGCTTCGAACTCCTTTTCGCTGGAGCCCTCCCGGGGCGGCGCCGAATCGGGCGGAATGCGCATCGGAACGCGGGTGCGCCATGCCAAGTTCGGGCCGGGCATTGTGATGTTTACGTCGGGCGCGGGCGACAAATTGAAAGTTCGAATTCGCTTTAACACGGGCCGGACCGCCATGCTGATGGTGAGCCAGGCTCCGCTGGAAATTCTGGAAGGAAAAGATCGCTGA
- the pheA gene encoding prephenate dehydratase has translation MLEECRNEIDRLDGEIVRLLNERAGFAQKIGEIKKEANAPIYVPEREKAVLEKLARLNEGPLPNGAVQAIYREVISAMIALERPISVAFLGPRDTFSHMAAMQVFGGSAEYHPLPSFTDIFTEVERGRIDYGIVPVESSMGGSVSDTQDRFISSDLKIINEMLLHITQNLLAACPLSEIKRVCSKDNALLQCRNWIRANLPGVELIETSSTAEAARRAAKEAGTAAIASKMAATTYNLNLLAEQIEDAPHNYTRFLVLGRQLVKPTGDDKTSLLVSIKDKPGALFNLLVPFSEANISLTRIESRPSQKKAWEYVFFIDLLGHVEDEPVRQVLARLEDQVHTLKVLGSFPRAPQPL, from the coding sequence ATGCTGGAAGAATGCCGCAATGAAATTGACCGCCTGGATGGGGAAATCGTCCGACTGTTGAATGAGCGGGCCGGCTTTGCCCAGAAGATAGGCGAGATCAAGAAAGAGGCCAATGCGCCGATCTACGTGCCCGAGCGGGAGAAGGCCGTGCTGGAAAAGCTGGCCCGCCTGAACGAGGGGCCCCTGCCCAACGGCGCGGTGCAGGCCATCTACCGGGAAGTGATCAGCGCCATGATCGCGCTGGAGCGCCCCATCAGCGTGGCCTTCCTCGGCCCGCGGGACACGTTCAGCCACATGGCGGCCATGCAAGTCTTTGGCGGCTCGGCGGAGTATCACCCCCTGCCTTCTTTCACCGATATTTTCACGGAAGTGGAGCGCGGGCGGATTGACTATGGCATTGTGCCCGTGGAGAGCTCCATGGGCGGATCGGTGAGCGACACCCAGGACCGCTTTATCTCCTCCGATCTCAAGATTATCAATGAGATGCTCCTCCACATCACCCAGAACCTGCTCGCGGCCTGCCCGCTGAGTGAAATCAAGCGGGTGTGCTCCAAGGACAACGCGCTGCTCCAGTGTCGCAACTGGATTCGGGCCAACTTGCCGGGTGTGGAGCTGATCGAGACGTCGAGCACGGCGGAGGCCGCGCGACGGGCGGCGAAGGAAGCGGGAACGGCCGCGATTGCCAGTAAGATGGCGGCCACGACCTACAACCTGAATCTGCTGGCGGAGCAGATCGAGGATGCGCCCCACAATTACACGCGCTTTCTCGTGCTGGGTCGCCAACTGGTCAAGCCGACGGGGGACGACAAGACGTCGCTGCTGGTTTCGATCAAGGACAAACCAGGGGCGCTCTTCAACCTGCTCGTCCCATTTTCCGAAGCCAACATTTCCCTTACGCGGATTGAATCGCGTCCAAGCCAGAAAAAGGCGTGGGAGTATGTATTCTTCATCGATCTCCTGGGTCATGTGGAAGACGAGCCGGTCCGACAGGTGCTTGCCCGGCTCGAAGACCAGGTCCACACCCTGAAGGTGCTGGGCTCCTTCCCCCGCGCCCCACAGCCCCTCTAA